One Aphidius gifuensis isolate YNYX2018 linkage group LG5, ASM1490517v1, whole genome shotgun sequence genomic region harbors:
- the LOC122856424 gene encoding jerky protein homolog-like — protein MTTKNITPAEMSKCLGISLSTLCNWKNDEKSLNIEREQVHALQANKTKRLCQLENPLVDEATWSWFKQQRKSGAPLSGPLLKSRSYNGWLDKWKKRHHIRNITLSGEKKSADYDAATEYRDKFHQIIQDQGLTADQVFNADETGVNYRQMPRRSLAVKEEVGTSGFKIQKERITAMAAMMCNASGTIKLPLVVIGKYAKPRAIKDHLNNLPVSYKSQKSAWMTTDIFSSWFYDEFVPFVSKKLEEQKKPIKAILFADNCSAHGSNLKSCDIELWPDIQTCITES, from the exons atgacaacaaaaaatataacaccAGCTGAAATGTCCAAATGTCTTGGAATAAGTCTTTCAACTTTGTGCAATTGGAAAAACgatgaaaaatcattaaacaTTGAAAGAGAACAGGTTCATGCTCTTCAAGCCAACAAGACCAAACGTCTTTGTCAACTAGAAAATCCCCTGGTCGATGAAGCAACATGGTCATGGTTTAAACAGCAAAGAAAATCAGGCGCACCATTAAGTGGTCCTCTTTTAAAATCTCGATCCTA TAATGGTTGGCTtgataaatggaaaaaaagacACCACATCAGGAACATCACCTtaagtggtgaaaaaaaatcagctgaCTATGATGCTGCGACTGAATATCGAGATAAATTTCATCAGATAATTCAAGATCAGGGTCTCACTGCAGATCAAGTATTCAATGCTGATGAGACTGGTGTCAATTATCGACAAATGCCAAGAAGAAGTTTAGCTGTTAAAGAAGAAGTTGGTACATCTGGTTTTAAAATCCAAAAAGAACGAATAACAGCTATGGCAGCTATGATGTGTAATGCATCTGGTACAATAAAACTGCCATTAGTTGTCATTGGAAAATATGCAAAACCACGTGCAATAAAAGACCACTTGAACAATCTTCCAGTGAGCTATAAAAGCCAAAAAAGTGCTTGGATGACCACTGACATATTTTCAAGTTGGTTTTACGATGAGTTTGTGCCATTCGTCAGTAAAAAGTtggaagaacaaaaaaaaccaataaaagcTATTCTTTTTGCTGACAATTGTAGTGCCCATGGTTCAAACTTGAAGAGTTGTGACATAGAA ctGTGGCCAGATATCCAAACGTGTATAACTGAATCTTAA